A stretch of Mytilus edulis chromosome 11, xbMytEdul2.2, whole genome shotgun sequence DNA encodes these proteins:
- the LOC139495192 gene encoding sterile alpha motif domain-containing protein 3-like, with the protein MAYDGIVNVIKERLGVTSPIMKYFDTDVNEYIDLELNSCDFVKDYKVLKVKVSQGFSEMEDTLNAANNHDSQEAASSSQTRTIPGPLSPTRSGSPSRPSTPQHSQSRPHTPVNTTPSHHSQPLSPLIRTVTPTGLSATSHKRSGKSWPKKYTFPVESIPRSVQQQFDLKQPLPKKEMRMFMDTLYLDITKYDGGLYPSSEMYEEIVDAILGAHPYLLKVDGLPLVSVRAYWKGKLVYKFGNSRKRHDGNLPEVVERKRKKEKEPERKEGGILTWGLENYSPSQSISEDEASINSHKEWMLREWRRSEPDLNILDMKMDLTFPSRRSLILKEATVKEVIQEYPWLQSHRQLLREFVRLGPNVRVKDIEELLYDGLAKYMEAIVRLSRKKKCIKQLQEMHDALSIQRIESQRKYTSQCCAVLGIAVLFREKSERILFFGDEEAEDSQLELHVRQGVLTVDNKAFFLKLEGSILFECDTFLELISGLIATIYAFNLVYPKVWEKTLTFIQNVILGLKDGDNVDKRIVSVLTDINRESQSLLKYKSLAYNFASCFTNNKVP; encoded by the exons ATGGCATATGATGGaattgtaaatgtaataaaagaACGGTTAGGTGTGACTAGTCCAATAATGAAGTATTTCGATACTGATGTAAATGAGTATATAGACCTAGAGTTAAACAGCtgtgattttgtaaaagattacaaggTACTAAAGGTGAAGGTATCTCAAGGTTTCTCTGAGATGGAAGACACACTGAATGCTGCCAACAATCATGACTCACAAGAAGCTGCATCTTCCTCACAGACCAGAACAATACCAGGACCATTATCCCCAACAAGGTCAGGGTCACCTTCAAGACCATCAACCCCTCAACATTCTCAAAGTAGACCTCATACACCAGTGAACACCACACCATCACATCACAGTCAACCGTTATCTCCTTTGATAAGAACTGTAACACCAACAGGCCTGTCTGCAACATCTCATAAGAGATCTgg AAAATCCTGGCCAAAGAAGTACACATTCCCAGTTGAAAGCATACCAAGATCTGTGCAACAACAGTTTGATTTAAAACAACCACTCCCAAAAAAGGAAATGAGAATGTTTATGGACACATTGTACCTGGATATTACAAAATATGATGGTGGATT ATATCCATCATCAGAAATGTATGAGGAGATAGTGGATGCAATCCTTGGAGCTCATCCATATCTGCTGAAAGTGGACGGTCTTCCATTAGTATCAGTTAGG GCTTATTGGAAAGGAAAGCTTGTTTACAAGTTTGGAAATTCAAGAAAGAGACATGATGGCAACCTGCCTGAAGTTGTTGAAAGGAAGAGAAAGAAAGAGAAAGAACCAGAAAGAAAAGAGGGTGGAATTTTGACATGGGGACTAGAGAATTATTCACCCTCTCAGAGTATATCAGAGGATGAAGCCTCCATCAATAGCCACAAAGAATGGATGTTAAGGGAATGGCGGAGATCAGAACCAGACCTTAACATTCTTGATATGAAGATGGACCTTACATTTCCAAGTAGGAGAAGCCTCATTCTGAAAGAGGCAACAGTAAAAGAAGTCATCCAAGAATATCCATGGCTTCAATCCCATAGACAG ttGCTGAGAGAGTTTGTAAGACTTGGGCCTAATGTTCGAGTGAAGGATATTGAAGAGTTGCTGTATGATGGATTGGCAAAATACATGGAAGCCATAGTCCGTTTGTCAAGGAAAAAGAAATGCATCAAGCAACTCCAAGAAATGCATGATGCATTAAGTATTCAAAGAATTGAATCACAGAGAAAAT ATACAAGTCAGTGTTGTGCAGTTCTAGGGATTGCTGTTCTCTTTAGAGAGAAATCAGAGAGAATACTATTCTTTGGAGATGAAGAAGCAGAAGATTCTCAACTGGAGCTCCATGTTAGACAGGGGGTCCTTACAGTGGACAATAAGGCCTTCTTTTTAAAGTTAGAGGGTTCCATTTTATTTGAGTGTGACACTTTCCTGGAACTTATTTCTGgcttaatagccacaatttatgcATTTAATTTGGTGTATCCCAAGGTTTGGGAGAAAACTCTtacatttattcaaaatgtaattCTCGGCCTGAAAGATGGTGATAACGTCGATAAAAGAATTGTATCAGTTCTGACTGACATAAATAGAGAATCTCAAAGTCTTTTGAAATACAAATCTTTAGCCTATAATTTTGCCTcatgttttacaaataataaagTTCCTTAA